In the genome of Tuberibacillus sp. Marseille-P3662, one region contains:
- a CDS encoding LolA family protein, translating into MKKALAIFMTSVMCMFVLAACGEKSQEDVIKSLEKKTENLKGYKTQATMVFHQGDKKQKYKAEISYKSSDFYKIVLDGGEQSNKQMIIKNDNGVFVLTPALKKKYSFESKWPNNRSQYYLYQSLVTDILNDPEPDFETKDDQYVFTTATNYKTKELAHQKIVLNKDLEPKKVQIMDKDMNTVIDVSFNDFKFNPEFEKGTFDEDKAMSAARIEKPTMANQDKELTVVRPNLNWENTKLALVKKVKNDDKVRHVIKYEGDRSFTLIESKSDVAETSSTVSASGNPVDLGYAVGTITDGSLSWSYNGTDFYLASDNLTQKEMIEVAGSMNSGLVK; encoded by the coding sequence GTGAAGAAAGCATTGGCAATTTTCATGACAAGCGTTATGTGTATGTTTGTCTTGGCAGCTTGTGGTGAAAAATCTCAGGAAGATGTTATTAAGAGTTTGGAGAAAAAGACAGAAAATCTAAAAGGCTATAAAACTCAAGCGACAATGGTCTTTCACCAAGGCGACAAAAAGCAAAAGTACAAGGCGGAGATCTCGTACAAATCATCTGACTTTTACAAGATTGTATTGGATGGAGGTGAGCAGAGCAATAAGCAAATGATCATCAAGAATGATAACGGTGTCTTTGTCCTAACGCCGGCTTTGAAGAAGAAGTATAGCTTTGAAAGCAAATGGCCGAATAATCGTAGTCAGTATTATCTTTATCAATCATTGGTTACGGATATTTTAAATGATCCTGAACCTGATTTCGAAACAAAGGATGACCAGTACGTCTTTACAACAGCCACAAATTATAAGACAAAGGAATTAGCGCATCAAAAAATTGTCCTAAACAAAGACCTTGAGCCTAAGAAAGTTCAAATTATGGATAAAGATATGAATACGGTTATCGATGTTTCATTTAATGATTTTAAATTTAATCCAGAATTTGAGAAAGGCACATTTGATGAAGATAAAGCGATGAGTGCAGCTAGGATTGAAAAGCCAACAATGGCCAATCAAGATAAGGAGCTCACGGTTGTTCGTCCCAATCTGAACTGGGAGAATACAAAGCTTGCTCTAGTCAAGAAAGTAAAAAATGACGACAAAGTCCGTCACGTCATCAAATATGAAGGTGACCGTTCTTTCACTTTAATTGAATCAAAGAGTGATGTCGCAGAAACATCTTCAACCGTTTCTGCTTCAGGGAACCCAGTTGATTTAGGGTATGCGGTTGGAACAATCACGGACGGTTCGTTATCTTGGAGTTATAATGGCACTGACTTTTATCTGGCATCAGACAACTTGACGCAAAAGGAAATGATTGAAGTTGCTGGTTCTATGAATAGCGGTCTCGTCAAATAA
- a CDS encoding NAD(P)H-hydrate dehydratase: MQVVSRDDMQRIDRFASEQIGLKGEMLMENAGRAVFHHIKKLLPSAGKIGVMIGKGNNGGDGFVIARYLMEAGYQVSVWVIPNNQSIQGDAAIHKAILQKCGGHPKFLQDYEWEALFEDWHSCTIIIDALLGTGITGVPREPYRHLIQAMNQLEQTVVSVDIPSGTPANGGQFDHEAVQADYTITLQCPKMGRYTYPAANFYGVTQTADIGIPYQAVERTIEHPGVSVWQRQHVLQSLPNRAADGHKGNYGRGLLVAGSKRMPGAAALAARAALRSGIGLLSVAVTAEAIPIIGANAPEATFTTRQDIDPSKFDGVAIGPGMGVDEQARQSLAQLLKSDQPFVIDADGLHCLKDDLETLAQRKGITVLTPHPGEMARLTGDDVNTIESDRFGIARAFATRYGIYLVLKGPFTIITTPEGRQYVNETGNPALAKGGSGDVLTGMILALLMQYEKPIHALNNAVYLHGQIADRLIQEEHSPLDVVASDLTQHIPNILYECYRDATS; encoded by the coding sequence GTGCAGGTCGTATCACGAGATGACATGCAGCGTATTGACCGGTTTGCTAGTGAACAAATCGGTCTTAAAGGTGAAATGTTGATGGAAAATGCCGGCCGGGCCGTCTTTCATCACATCAAGAAATTACTGCCATCAGCAGGCAAAATAGGGGTGATGATCGGCAAAGGAAATAACGGGGGTGATGGGTTTGTCATTGCCCGTTATCTTATGGAGGCGGGCTATCAGGTTTCTGTATGGGTTATTCCGAATAACCAAAGTATCCAAGGTGATGCAGCTATTCATAAGGCTATTTTACAAAAATGCGGGGGTCATCCGAAATTTTTGCAAGACTATGAGTGGGAGGCGCTTTTCGAAGATTGGCATTCATGTACAATCATCATTGATGCCTTGCTCGGTACTGGTATCACGGGAGTGCCAAGGGAACCTTACAGACACCTCATTCAAGCTATGAATCAGTTGGAGCAGACGGTCGTTTCGGTGGATATACCCAGTGGAACGCCTGCCAATGGCGGTCAGTTTGATCATGAAGCGGTTCAAGCAGATTATACGATAACTTTACAATGCCCTAAAATGGGACGGTATACGTATCCGGCTGCCAACTTTTATGGGGTTACTCAAACGGCTGATATTGGTATTCCCTATCAGGCTGTTGAACGAACAATTGAACATCCGGGGGTATCGGTTTGGCAACGGCAGCATGTTTTACAATCATTGCCGAATAGGGCTGCAGACGGTCATAAAGGAAACTATGGCCGCGGCCTTCTTGTCGCAGGCTCCAAGCGAATGCCTGGAGCGGCAGCACTAGCTGCTCGCGCTGCTTTAAGATCTGGCATTGGCTTATTGTCGGTTGCTGTGACGGCGGAGGCAATCCCCATTATTGGCGCGAATGCCCCTGAAGCTACTTTTACAACGCGTCAGGATATTGATCCTTCAAAATTTGATGGAGTCGCGATTGGGCCGGGGATGGGCGTTGACGAACAAGCACGGCAGTCTCTAGCTCAATTGTTGAAAAGTGATCAGCCGTTTGTCATCGATGCCGATGGACTTCATTGCCTGAAGGATGATTTAGAGACTTTGGCTCAAAGAAAGGGTATTACCGTGTTAACGCCTCATCCAGGTGAAATGGCGCGGCTAACGGGGGATGATGTTAACACGATTGAATCGGATCGATTTGGTATTGCCCGGGCATTTGCGACCCGTTATGGTATTTATCTGGTATTAAAAGGCCCCTTCACGATCATTACGACCCCTGAAGGTAGACAGTACGTTAATGAAACAGGCAATCCTGCTCTAGCCAAAGGGGGTAGTGGCGACGTGTTAACGGGCATGATCTTGGCGCTCCTAATGCAATATGAAAAACCCATTCATGCTCTTAATAATGCCGTTTATTTGCATGGGCAAATCGCTGATAGGCTCATTCAAGAGGAACACTCACCTTTAGATGTTGTGGCGAGTGACCTTACCCAGCACATTCCAAATATTTTGTATGAATGTTATCGTGATGCGACTAGCTAG
- the acpS gene encoding holo-ACP synthase → MIIGTGVDIIDLNRINRLVERHQFIHRILTSLEYHKFTTLSANRRTEFLAGRFAAKEAFAKALGTGIGLELSWRDIEVHNNDQGKPEVTCERYNDCRVHLSITHSNEYAVAFIVIEDKES, encoded by the coding sequence ATGATTATTGGAACAGGTGTCGATATCATTGATTTAAACCGGATCAACCGGCTAGTTGAACGTCATCAATTTATACATCGTATTTTAACATCTCTAGAGTACCACAAATTTACCACTTTATCTGCCAATAGACGGACGGAATTTTTGGCGGGACGGTTCGCGGCCAAAGAAGCATTTGCCAAAGCTCTGGGGACGGGGATTGGTTTAGAACTTTCTTGGCGCGATATCGAGGTACATAACAATGATCAAGGAAAGCCGGAAGTCACGTGTGAGCGTTATAATGATTGCAGAGTTCACTTAAGTATTACCCATTCTAATGAATATGCTGTTGCTTTTATCGTTATTGAGGACAAGGAAAGCTAG
- a CDS encoding rhomboid family intramembrane serine protease, protein MFIRHEDFKTFTRLYPIVTTILAINLAIFLLHALFVSGPLGPILNLNAFFNLIVGHHYSVAVNNEWWRLITPIFVHFGLSHLFFNCFSLFLFGPALERMLGKIKFIVAFLGSGILANVGTFFFSDWGFNVIFYGASGAIFGLFGFYLYMVAIRRDLMSKNDMNIVMVILVISVLFTFFSPASVDVLGHLFGLLAGFILAPVSLYNIHRGV, encoded by the coding sequence TTGTTTATCAGACATGAAGATTTTAAAACTTTCACTCGATTATACCCTATTGTTACCACCATTTTAGCAATAAACCTTGCGATATTTCTATTACATGCTTTATTTGTATCAGGTCCGCTTGGCCCTATTCTCAACTTAAATGCTTTTTTTAACTTAATTGTTGGCCATCATTACAGCGTTGCTGTTAATAATGAATGGTGGCGGCTCATTACACCCATCTTCGTTCACTTCGGCCTATCGCATTTGTTTTTTAATTGCTTTTCATTATTTTTATTTGGTCCAGCATTGGAACGGATGTTAGGAAAAATCAAATTTATCGTTGCCTTTTTAGGGTCTGGTATATTAGCCAATGTTGGCACCTTTTTCTTTAGTGATTGGGGTTTCAATGTAATCTTCTATGGAGCTTCAGGGGCTATCTTCGGTTTATTCGGTTTCTATCTCTATATGGTAGCTATTAGGCGGGACCTTATGAGTAAGAATGATATGAACATCGTCATGGTTATTCTGGTCATCAGCGTCCTATTTACGTTTTTCTCACCCGCTTCCGTCGATGTATTAGGTCACTTATTCGGCCTGTTGGCTGGATTCATTTTAGCACCTGTTTCGCTATACAATATTCACAGAGGGGTCTGA
- a CDS encoding isoprenylcysteine carboxyl methyltransferase family protein, which yields MSIAKRNERSLKAYGGIEKGQSHYHLIVGLHIAFFVSLLLEVLFIGARPAPWYWIPLGFFLLAQIIRVWALTSLGVFWNTKIIVLPGADIVTKGPYKYVKHPNYLVVAVEILTLPLIFQTYLTAIVFTVLNAVLILGVRIPEEERALRGV from the coding sequence TTGAGCATAGCGAAGCGGAATGAACGGTCTCTCAAGGCTTATGGGGGGATTGAGAAAGGGCAGTCACATTACCACTTAATTGTGGGTCTGCATATCGCCTTTTTTGTAAGCCTGCTTCTTGAGGTGCTTTTTATTGGTGCCCGGCCAGCCCCATGGTATTGGATTCCTTTAGGTTTTTTCCTTCTTGCCCAAATTATACGTGTCTGGGCATTAACGTCATTAGGTGTTTTTTGGAATACGAAAATTATTGTCTTACCCGGTGCTGATATCGTTACGAAAGGGCCATACAAGTATGTAAAACATCCTAACTATCTAGTCGTGGCTGTAGAAATATTAACCTTGCCGCTAATTTTCCAGACTTATTTAACAGCGATTGTATTTACTGTCTTAAATGCGGTGTTAATCTTGGGCGTACGTATTCCTGAGGAAGAGCGGGCATTAAGAGGGGTCTGA
- a CDS encoding type III polyketide synthase encodes MSTVVSVGLSNPPYVLAQEEVMDFARDFYRNDFSDVERLLKVFHNGDIERRYFSAPIKWFSQPRTLKEKNDRYCEMAVSLGIKSINDCLNQVDYLSTPVEATAIDAIYFISTTGMATPSIEARIMNQLPFDVHTKRIPIWGLGCGGGTAGLARADDYCRAYPEANVLVLSIELCSLTFQYGDRSKSNLIGTSLFADGAACVLVSGEQSSLKSKIQLPIVPKVRGSQSTLMPNSEEVMGWDVRDEGLHVVFSKSIPHIVETWLQPEVKQFLQQYYLDISELHHFIAHPGGRKVLDAYEAIFNLERQFTDNARNILRNYGNMSSPTVLYVLDRAMRQAGNPGEQGLVVSLGPGFTSELLLLEWVDAS; translated from the coding sequence TTGTCAACAGTGGTGTCAGTCGGGCTGAGCAATCCACCTTATGTTCTGGCGCAAGAAGAAGTGATGGACTTTGCCAGAGACTTTTACCGAAATGATTTTTCGGACGTCGAACGTTTATTAAAAGTCTTTCATAATGGGGACATTGAGCGCCGGTATTTTTCAGCACCAATCAAGTGGTTCAGTCAGCCTCGAACGCTGAAAGAAAAAAATGATCGCTATTGTGAAATGGCTGTTAGTCTAGGGATAAAGTCGATTAATGATTGTCTCAATCAGGTCGATTACCTTTCAACGCCTGTTGAAGCCACAGCCATTGATGCTATTTACTTTATATCCACAACGGGCATGGCCACGCCCAGTATTGAAGCCAGGATTATGAACCAATTACCATTTGATGTCCACACTAAACGGATTCCTATTTGGGGACTGGGTTGTGGGGGCGGCACCGCTGGACTAGCTCGTGCTGATGACTATTGCCGTGCTTACCCTGAAGCTAATGTATTAGTTCTTTCGATTGAATTATGTAGTTTAACGTTTCAATATGGTGACCGCTCCAAAAGCAATTTAATAGGAACGTCATTATTTGCTGATGGTGCTGCTTGTGTGCTCGTTTCAGGCGAACAATCATCGTTGAAAAGTAAAATTCAGCTCCCGATCGTTCCTAAAGTAAGAGGGAGTCAATCGACATTAATGCCTAACTCCGAAGAAGTCATGGGTTGGGATGTTCGTGATGAAGGGCTGCATGTTGTTTTTTCAAAAAGTATCCCGCATATTGTCGAAACATGGCTTCAACCTGAGGTGAAACAGTTTTTACAGCAATATTACCTTGATATATCAGAATTGCATCACTTTATTGCTCACCCTGGTGGTCGTAAGGTACTTGATGCCTATGAAGCCATATTTAATCTTGAACGCCAGTTTACGGACAATGCTCGTAACATTTTACGAAACTACGGAAATATGTCATCGCCAACCGTTTTATATGTCCTAGATCGGGCGATGAGGCAAGCCGGGAATCCCGGTGAGCAGGGACTGGTTGTATCCTTGGGTCCTGGTTTCACCTCTGAGTTACTGCTACTCGAATGGGTTGACGCGTCATGA
- a CDS encoding helix-turn-helix domain-containing protein, with translation MIGQRIRYYRKQTGLTLEKLAEGICSVSYLSKIEHGDKSSDEVAKLLCDRLGIAYEDVDNQAQLEETRRLLDHWYKEIRDKVFYDYEDYKDRIEESLGKAQSPLLNIRFDLFQIKYLTAKSNFEKAKERIANVEQYHELMDDELLYYYHHFLGIYYGAVNAYDDAIVHFEKAEKAIQELTLGEAETGELWYQIALVHSNHVQFTRAMDYANKGLDIFNKQYNLKRIADCQVILGISSRAMKNYRQAEYHYTQALKFIELLNDDYRKSVVYYNLAVISAYNNEFHQSIDYFKNIIDLLGETSHLAVSSQVSIAESYYYLNDIPQCNKELDRARELIRCGNYGKEYPLFLEIIYKKANQIYDHSYENLLKNKALPYYKSSKRLDKIVEYAEVLGDIYYNKKHYKRASEYYRLAKKTRDDIN, from the coding sequence ATGATAGGACAGCGAATACGATATTATAGGAAGCAGACTGGTCTGACCCTTGAGAAATTGGCGGAAGGGATTTGTTCCGTGTCCTATCTAAGCAAGATTGAACATGGGGACAAATCCAGCGATGAAGTCGCTAAACTCCTATGTGATCGCTTAGGCATCGCCTATGAGGATGTCGACAACCAAGCTCAACTTGAGGAAACAAGGCGACTTTTGGATCATTGGTACAAAGAAATCAGGGACAAAGTCTTTTATGATTATGAAGATTACAAAGACCGGATTGAGGAAAGTTTGGGAAAAGCACAATCTCCCTTACTGAACATAAGGTTTGATTTGTTCCAAATAAAATACTTAACAGCAAAAAGTAATTTTGAAAAAGCCAAAGAAAGAATAGCCAATGTCGAGCAATATCATGAACTGATGGATGACGAATTGCTTTATTATTATCATCACTTTCTCGGCATCTACTATGGCGCTGTCAATGCCTATGACGATGCGATCGTCCATTTTGAAAAGGCTGAGAAGGCCATCCAAGAACTCACTTTGGGAGAAGCAGAAACCGGTGAGTTATGGTACCAAATTGCTCTCGTTCATAGTAATCATGTTCAATTCACAAGAGCCATGGACTATGCCAACAAAGGGTTGGATATTTTTAATAAACAATATAATTTAAAACGCATCGCTGATTGCCAAGTCATACTCGGCATTAGCAGCCGGGCGATGAAAAATTACCGCCAAGCCGAATACCACTATACTCAAGCCTTGAAGTTTATTGAGCTATTAAATGATGATTATCGAAAATCGGTTGTTTATTACAACCTTGCTGTGATTAGTGCGTATAATAATGAATTTCACCAATCAATTGACTACTTTAAAAATATAATAGACTTACTTGGTGAGACTAGTCATTTAGCGGTGTCCAGTCAAGTCTCTATTGCCGAGTCTTATTATTATCTAAATGATATTCCTCAATGCAATAAGGAGTTGGACAGGGCTAGAGAATTGATAAGATGTGGAAATTACGGTAAAGAGTACCCTTTATTCTTGGAGATCATTTACAAGAAAGCGAATCAAATTTACGACCATTCATATGAGAATTTGCTAAAGAACAAAGCGTTACCTTACTACAAAAGTTCTAAAAGATTAGACAAAATTGTTGAATACGCAGAAGTTTTGGGAGATATATATTATAATAAAAAACATTATAAACGGGCGAGCGAATACTATCGTTTAGCCAAAAAAACACGAGACGATATTAATTAA
- a CDS encoding indolepyruvate ferredoxin oxidoreductase subunit alpha yields MAFVITSPCVGEKSGECVETCPVDCIVEGDDMFYIDPDICIDCGACEAVCPVEAIYPEEEVPEEEQQYIQLNKDFFK; encoded by the coding sequence ATGGCATTTGTTATCACTTCACCTTGTGTCGGAGAAAAATCAGGCGAATGTGTTGAAACATGTCCGGTTGATTGCATTGTCGAAGGCGACGATATGTTTTATATCGATCCTGATATCTGCATCGATTGCGGAGCTTGTGAAGCCGTTTGTCCGGTAGAAGCCATCTATCCTGAGGAAGAAGTTCCTGAGGAAGAGCAGCAGTACATCCAATTGAACAAGGACTTCTTTAAGTAG
- a CDS encoding DUF1641 domain-containing protein: MAKPITDIEPIKMSEDEQKQKDTEDILTALIDNKASVLECLELLHHLHERGILELLNGMFGQGDRVMGIAAREFNKPGISHSLDHMMNMAQMLGEIDVHQFKGLATNINEGMSNAAKHLEAGEKVSMFDLVKALKDPEINRTVTALLSFLKGAGKEV, from the coding sequence ATGGCAAAACCGATAACCGATATTGAACCTATAAAGATGTCTGAAGATGAGCAAAAGCAGAAGGATACAGAAGACATCCTAACAGCTCTAATAGACAATAAGGCATCGGTTCTGGAATGCTTGGAATTATTGCATCATTTACATGAACGCGGCATCCTTGAATTGCTGAACGGCATGTTCGGTCAAGGTGACAGGGTCATGGGAATAGCGGCACGGGAATTCAATAAACCCGGCATAAGTCATTCTTTAGATCACATGATGAATATGGCGCAAATGCTGGGTGAGATTGATGTGCATCAATTCAAAGGGCTGGCGACGAATATTAACGAAGGCATGAGCAATGCGGCAAAGCATTTAGAGGCTGGGGAAAAAGTGTCGATGTTCGATCTTGTTAAAGCATTGAAAGACCCAGAGATTAATCGAACGGTCACAGCGTTACTAAGTTTTTTAAAAGGCGCAGGTAAAGAGGTCTGA
- the fdhF gene encoding formate dehydrogenase subunit alpha → MRLADREHAVITVNDTEYHAHPGDNLMTFMHQMGMELHGLCYHESLGPIATCDTCTVEVNGELKRACSTAIESGMKVNTKTPDAEQAQKIAMNRILVNHELYCTVCDYNNGACDVHNTVKAMGIEHQDQPFAFKPYEEDPSGSFYRYDPDQCIQCGRCVEACQNVEVNETLSIDWSLDQPRVMWDGGTSIDDSSCVNCGQCVTVCPCNALMEKSMVGEAGYMTGLEKGTMRSMIDLTKKVENGYGTLMSVSDSEAAMREERIEKTKTVCTYCGVGCSFDVWTKDRKILKVEPQPDSPANGISSCVKGKFGWDYVNSDERLTKPLVRKGDRFHEVEWEEALDVIKTNLSSIKQKDGSDAIGLISSSKATNEESYLMQKLGRQVIGTNNIDNCSRYCQAPATKGLFRTVGYGGDSGSMSDLEKADLVITIGSNTAESHPVLASKIRRAHKLNGQGLIVADIRKHEMAERADVFIQPKPGTDLVWLSAVTHYILEQGWEDAAFLSERVNGLDDYREHLEKYTLDQAEQITGLSKAMLTKVAETIHNAGSVSICWAMGVTQQKGGSDTSTAISNLLLVTGNYGRPGTGAYPLRGHNNVQGCSDFGSMPNTFPGYEPIDNDEVRKRYEQAWGTELPDEPGLDNHEMVEAIHDDQLKALYLQGEDMGIVDSNMNHVQAAYEKLDFFVVQELFLTKTAQYADVVLPAVPSLEKAGTFTNTERRIQRLYQVLEPLGDAKPDWQIIQLIANHLGADWRYHHPSAIMDEAASLANLFKGVSYDLLEGYQSLQWPVRADGTDEPLLYTKAFAFEDGKARLFPVDWTETTGTDDEYDLHVNNGRLLEHFHEGNMTYKSEGITRKTPKAFFEVSPDLAEDRGIKDGSVARLVSRHGAAKGHILVTDRVKDKEIYVPMNDNGEAAINRLTSSEVDKDTDTPAYKDTAVRMDVLEVEGARPMPDNNHRYGKRTPQQGVLVENKWARDDYVFPGEVIRKKKEMSRHGKTDNRY, encoded by the coding sequence ATGAGATTGGCTGATCGGGAACATGCAGTCATTACGGTGAATGATACGGAGTATCATGCTCATCCGGGCGACAATTTAATGACGTTCATGCATCAAATGGGTATGGAGCTTCATGGGCTTTGTTACCATGAAAGCTTAGGACCGATTGCGACGTGTGATACGTGCACTGTAGAAGTCAATGGTGAATTAAAGCGTGCCTGTAGTACAGCGATTGAATCCGGAATGAAGGTGAACACGAAAACGCCGGACGCTGAGCAAGCCCAAAAAATAGCGATGAATCGAATCCTCGTGAATCATGAATTGTATTGTACGGTCTGTGATTATAACAACGGAGCCTGTGATGTGCACAATACAGTGAAAGCGATGGGAATTGAACATCAGGATCAGCCGTTTGCGTTCAAACCTTATGAAGAGGATCCTTCAGGGAGTTTTTATCGTTATGACCCTGACCAATGTATTCAATGTGGCCGCTGTGTCGAAGCGTGTCAAAATGTCGAAGTGAACGAAACACTGTCCATTGACTGGTCACTGGATCAACCCCGGGTGATGTGGGATGGTGGAACATCGATTGATGACTCAAGTTGTGTTAACTGCGGTCAATGCGTGACCGTTTGTCCATGTAATGCCTTGATGGAAAAGTCAATGGTTGGGGAAGCCGGTTACATGACGGGTCTTGAAAAGGGGACAATGCGTTCGATGATCGATTTAACGAAAAAAGTAGAAAATGGCTATGGTACATTAATGTCAGTATCGGATTCGGAAGCGGCGATGCGCGAGGAACGGATTGAAAAGACGAAAACCGTGTGTACGTATTGTGGCGTGGGCTGTTCATTTGATGTATGGACAAAAGATCGAAAAATCTTAAAAGTTGAACCACAACCGGATTCACCTGCCAACGGTATCTCTTCTTGTGTCAAAGGAAAATTTGGTTGGGATTATGTCAATAGTGATGAGCGCCTGACCAAACCGTTAGTGCGTAAAGGGGATCGCTTTCATGAAGTCGAGTGGGAGGAGGCATTGGACGTTATCAAAACTAACCTGTCATCCATTAAACAAAAAGATGGAAGCGATGCCATTGGTTTGATTTCATCATCGAAAGCGACCAATGAGGAGTCATACTTAATGCAGAAATTAGGTCGACAAGTGATCGGGACCAATAATATTGATAATTGTTCAAGATACTGTCAGGCACCGGCCACAAAAGGATTGTTTAGAACTGTCGGCTATGGTGGTGACAGTGGTTCAATGTCAGATTTAGAAAAAGCGGATTTAGTCATAACCATTGGTTCTAACACTGCAGAGTCCCATCCGGTGCTTGCTTCCAAAATTAGGCGGGCGCATAAACTAAACGGTCAAGGGCTTATAGTTGCTGATATTCGTAAGCATGAGATGGCAGAAAGAGCAGATGTATTTATCCAACCAAAGCCCGGTACTGATCTTGTGTGGTTATCTGCTGTAACTCACTATATTCTAGAACAGGGTTGGGAAGATGCCGCTTTTTTATCAGAACGTGTTAACGGATTAGACGATTACCGAGAGCATCTCGAAAAATATACATTAGACCAAGCGGAACAAATTACAGGTTTGTCGAAGGCTATGTTGACAAAAGTTGCTGAGACGATTCATAACGCTGGTTCTGTGTCCATTTGTTGGGCGATGGGGGTTACACAGCAGAAAGGCGGGAGTGACACGTCTACAGCCATTTCAAACCTTCTATTAGTCACAGGCAATTATGGTCGTCCTGGGACAGGGGCTTATCCGCTACGAGGTCATAATAATGTCCAAGGCTGCAGTGACTTCGGTAGTATGCCGAATACATTCCCTGGTTATGAGCCAATTGATAATGATGAGGTGCGTAAGCGCTATGAACAAGCTTGGGGGACAGAGCTCCCAGATGAACCGGGGTTGGATAATCATGAAATGGTTGAAGCGATTCATGATGATCAGCTGAAGGCCCTCTATTTGCAAGGTGAAGATATGGGTATCGTTGATTCCAATATGAATCATGTCCAAGCGGCTTATGAAAAACTGGACTTTTTCGTCGTTCAGGAATTGTTCTTAACAAAGACGGCCCAATATGCGGATGTTGTTTTACCTGCCGTTCCAAGCTTAGAAAAAGCAGGAACATTTACGAATACCGAAAGACGCATTCAACGATTGTACCAAGTGCTTGAACCGTTGGGTGATGCTAAGCCAGATTGGCAGATCATCCAGTTGATAGCGAATCACCTGGGGGCAGATTGGCGTTATCATCATCCATCAGCAATTATGGATGAAGCTGCTAGTCTTGCCAACTTGTTTAAAGGGGTTAGCTATGACTTACTTGAAGGGTATCAAAGTTTACAATGGCCGGTTAGAGCTGATGGAACGGATGAGCCATTGCTGTATACCAAGGCATTTGCATTTGAGGATGGTAAGGCTCGTTTGTTCCCTGTCGATTGGACCGAAACGACAGGCACGGATGATGAGTATGATTTACACGTTAATAATGGTCGCTTGCTTGAACATTTTCATGAAGGCAATATGACTTATAAGTCGGAAGGCATTACGCGTAAAACACCTAAGGCTTTTTTTGAAGTCTCTCCTGATTTGGCGGAAGATAGAGGTATTAAAGATGGATCAGTCGCCCGGTTAGTGTCAAGACACGGCGCTGCCAAGGGTCATATCCTTGTGACCGACCGCGTAAAAGATAAGGAAATCTATGTGCCTATGAATGATAACGGCGAGGCTGCGATCAACCGGTTGACGTCTAGCGAGGTTGATAAGGACACTGATACACCGGCTTATAAGGATACGGCTGTGCGAATGGACGTTTTGGAAGTTGAAGGTGCACGACCCATGCCGGATAACAATCACCGTTATGGCAAGCGGACACCACAGCAAGGCGTCCTTGTCGAGAACAAATGGGCCAGAGATGATTACGTTTTTCCAGGTGAAGTCATTCGTAAGAAAAAGGAGATGAGTCGACATGGCAAAACCGATAACCGATATTGA